A genomic stretch from Falco cherrug isolate bFalChe1 chromosome 3, bFalChe1.pri, whole genome shotgun sequence includes:
- the TNFRSF11B gene encoding tumor necrosis factor receptor superfamily member 11B: MNKFLCCTLVLLDISVKWAIQDSSPPKYAHYDPGTSRQLLCDQCPPGSYVKQHCTATSPTQCAPCPDQYYAEEWNSNDECQYCSTVCKELQYIKQECTSTQNRVCECIEGRYLELEFCLKHTECPPGFGVAQPGTPESDTVCKRCPEGFFSNETSSKAACLKHTNCSALGFKTALKGNAVRDNVCQENADMTPQKCGIDVTLCEEALFRFAVPTQLTPNWLNILADSLPGTKVSTENIERIKQRHSSQEQTFQLLKLWKQQNKEQDMVKKIIQDIDHCENSVLKHIGHLNLTFEHLNTLMVSLPGKKVGKEDIERTMKLCQPTEQVLKLLNLWRIKNGDQDTIKGLIYGLKHLKTYHFPKRTIQSLKKVVKFLHRFTMYRLYQKLFLEMIGNQVKSVKVRCV, translated from the exons CTCTTGGACATTTCTGTTAAGTGGGCCATCCAGGACAGCTCTCCCCCCAAGTATGCCCATTACGACCCAGGGACATCTCGTCAACTGCTGTGTGACCAGTGCCCTCCTGGGAGCTACGTGAAGCAGCACTGTACAGCCACCAGCCCGACGCAGTGTGCCCCGTGTCCGGACCAGTACTATGCTGAGGAGTGGAACAGCAATGATGAATGCCAGTACTGCAGCACCGTTTGCAAAGAGCTGCAGTACATCAAGCAGGAGTGCACCAGCACACAGAACCGCGTCTGCGAGTGCATCGAAGGCAGATACCTGGAGCTTGAGTTTTGTTTAAAGCACACAGAGTGTCCTCCTGGATTCGGTGTTGCGCAGCCAG GTACCCCTGAGAGTGACACTGTATGTAAGAGATGTCCAGAAGGATTTTTCTCAAATGAAACATCATCCAAAGCAGCCTGTCTAAAGCACACGAACTGTAGCGCACTGGGTTTCAAAACAGCATTGAAGGGAAATGCAGTTCGTGACAACGTCTGTCAGGAAAATGCAGATATGACACCTCAGAAATGTGGAATAG atgTAACCCTGTGTGAGGAGGCTTTGTTCAGGTTTGCTGTTCCTACTCAGCTCACACCTAACTGGCTGAACATACTAGCAGACAGTTTGCCTGGGACAAAGGTTAGCACAGAAAATATCGAAAGGATTAAACAAAGGCACAGTTCTCAGGAACAGACCTTCCAGCTTTTGAAATTAtggaagcagcaaaacaaggaaCAGGATATGGTCAAGAAGATTATTCAAG ATATCGATCATTGCGAAAATAGTGTCTTAAAGCATATTGGCCATCTGAACCTCACCTTTGAACATCTTAACACACTGATGGTAAGCTTACCAGGCAAGAAAGTGGGAAAAGAGGATATCGAGCGCACAATGAAACTATGTCAACCTACAGAGCAAGTTCTGAAGCTTCTCAATCTGTGGAGAATAAAGAATGGTGACCAAGACACCATTAAAGGTTTAATCTATGGACTGAAACACTTGAAAACATACCATTTTCCAAAACGAACCATTCAAAGTCTGAAGAAGGTGGTTAAGTTTCTTCACAGATTTACAATGTATAGATTATACCAGAAACTCTTTTTAGAAATGATAGGGAACCAAGTTAAATCAGTGAAAGTAAGATGTGTCTAA